Sequence from the Penaeus vannamei isolate JL-2024 chromosome 16, ASM4276789v1, whole genome shotgun sequence genome:
ttgccatttcactctcccagaactaaaccATCGCCACTTCGAtctcccagaacaaaaatatcgccacttcactctcccagatcAAAAATAttgccacttcactctcccagaactaaaacatcgccacttcactctcccagaacaaaaatatcgccacttcactctcccagaacaaaaatatcgccacttcactctcccagaacaaaaatattgccatttcactctcccagaactaaaatatcgccatttcactctcccagaacaaaaatatcgccacttcactctcccagaactaaaatatcgccacttcactctcccagaacaaaagtatcgccacttcactctcccagaagaaaatatcgccacttcactctcccagaactaaaatatcgccacttcactctcccagaacaaaaatatcgccacttcactctcccagaactaaaatatcgccacttcactctcccagaacaaaaatatcgccacttcactcccctgaacaaaaatatcgccacttcactctcccagaactaaaatatcgccacttcactctcccagaacaaaaatatcgccacttcactcccctgaacaaaaatatcgccacttcactctcccagaactaaaacatcgccacttcactctcccagaactaaaatatcgccacttcattctcccagaactaaaatatcacCACTTCACTCCCCCTgaacaaaaatatcgccacttcactctcccagaaccaAAATATCACCACTTCACTCCCCCTgaacaaaaatatcgccacttcactctcccagaactaaaacatcgccacttcactctcccagaactaaaatatcgccacttcactctcccagaactaaaatatcgccacttcactctcccagaactaaaacatcgccacttcactctcccagaactaaaatatcgccacttcactctcccagaactaaaatatcgccacttcactctcccagaactaaaatatcgtcacttcactctcccagaactaaaatatcgccacttcactctcccagaactaaaatatcgtcACTTCACTCCCCCAGAACAAAagtatcgccacttcactctcccagaactaaaatatcgccacttcactccccCAGAACAAAagtatcgccacttcactctcccagaactaaaatatcgccacttcactctcccagaactaaaatatcgccacttcactcccccagaactaaaatatcgccacttcactctcccagaactaaaatatcgccacttcactctcccagaactaaaatatcgccacttcactccccCAGAACAAAagtatcgccacttcactctcccagaactaaaatatcgccacttcactctcccagaactaaaatatcgccacttcactctcccagaactaaaatatcgccacttcactctcccagaactaaaatatcgccacttcactctcccagaactaaaatatcgccacttcactctcccagaactaaaatatcgccacttcactctcccagaactaaaatatcgccacttcactctcccagaactaaaatatcgccacttcactccccCAGAACAAAagtatcgccacttcactctcccagaactaaaatatcgccacttcactctcccagaactaaaatatcgccacttcactctcccagaactaaaatatcgccacttcactctcccagaactaaaatatcgccacttcactccccCAGAACAAAAGTAatgccacttcactctcccagaactaaaatatcgccacttcactctcccagaactaaaatatcgccacttcactctcccagaactaaaatatcgccacttcactctcccagaactaaaatatcgtcacttcactcccccagaactaaaatatcgccacttcactctcccagaactaaaatatcgccacttcactctcccagaactaaaatatcgtcacttcactcccccagaacaaaaatatcgccacttcactctcccagaactaaaatatcgccacttcactctcccagaactaaaatatcaccacttcactcccccagaacaaaaatatcgccacttcactctcccagaactaaaatatcgccacttcactttCCCAGAACAAAagtatcgccacttcactctcccagaactaaaatatcgccacttcactctcccagaactaaaatatcgtcACTTCACTCCCCCAGAACAAAagtatcgccacttcactctcccagaactaaaatatcgtcACTTCACTCCCCCAGAACAAAagtatcgccacttcactctcccagaactaaaatatcgtcACTTCACTCCCCCAGAACAAAagtatcgccacttcactctcccagaactaaaatatcgccacttcactctcccagaactaaaatttCGCCACTTCACTCCACCAGAACTAAaacatcgccacttcactctcccagaacaaaaatatcgccacttcactctcccagaacaaaaatatcgccacttcactctcccagaactaaaatatcgccacttcactctcccagaacaaaaatatcgccacttcactctcccagaactaaaatatcgccacttcactccctcagaactaaaatatcgccacttcactctcccagaactaaaacatcgccacttcactctcccagaactaaaatatcgccatttcactctcccagaacaaaaatatcgccacttcactctcccagaactaaaatatcgccatttcactctcccagaacaaaaacatcgccacttcactctcccagaactaaaatatcgccacttcactcccaCAGAACAAAAATATCGGCACTTGACTCTCCCAGAACAAAattatcgccacttcactctcccagaagaaaaatatcgccacttcactctcccagaactaaaatatcgccacttcactctcccagaactaaaatatcgccacttcactctcccagaactaaaatatcgccacttcactctcccagaactaaaatatcgccacttcactcccccagaacaaaaatatcgccacttcactctcccagaactaaaatatcgccacttcactctcccagaactaaaatatcgccacttcactctcccagaacaaaaatatcgccacttcactctcccagaacaaaaatatcgccacttcactccacCAGAACTAAaacatcgccacttcactctcccagaacaaaaatatcgccacttcactccacCAGAACTAAaacatcgccacttcactctcccagaacaaaaatatcgccacttcactctcccagaatgAAAATCTTCACCTTACAACTCCAAAACCCTTTGGACATGAATTATAAACTCCAATGTCCAGTCACTTCatatctctcttatccctcttttctttcctcactaGAATTCAATGACATGTAAAATACTTTTCCCGGACACGTCGCGAAACCTCTCTCATGGCTGGCTGACCTTTGTTGACCTTGCTTTTAGGCTGCTCCTTCTGGTGTTGGAGCTATGCAAGGTGGAGGAATCTCTGTGCATTTGAATATTGTGGTTGAGGGATTTcggatattttttctctttgtttcttttttcttattatttgcttcttattttcgttcgtctttttttttcttttttctcctcttccttcctttccttcttgtttttgttttctctctcctctttctttctgtctttcttggttgttttcttgtatatttatacattcctttcatttctttctttcgtcattcatttattccttcattccattctttcatgttttcctcatttctctcattttctgtcttccttccttccttccctcctctcttccttcctcccttcctttcttccttccttccttccttccttccttccttcctccctttcttccttttttcctttcttcttttcttccctccttcctttgtttctttttttctaccttgCTTACGTTTTAGATGAGAAAGCTGATGTAAGATATGTTGATTTTGTGATTTATTAACTGGATTGTAGTGATAATATCAACacatattaatgatgttaataataacaatagtgataatgctgataacaaataatgatgataatgataataatgacagaagtaatgataatgatgatgatgatgatgtagtagtagcaatgattaaagatgataatgataatagtaataataatggtaatgataataatgatgataataaggatgatatgaataacagtaaatatgtttacatattgaataacaaatgatagtaatgacatgatatatcaatgaggatgataatgataatgataataacaatatgataatgatgattataataatgatgatgataatgataataataatgataataataaagataataataataacaataacaataatataatgtcaatgatgataacaatagtattaaattttagatgatgataataaaaataatgacaatgaaaataataataataatgatgataatagcaatgatacaataatatagtagcaatcacaataatgataatgaaatgatgataatgttaacaatgataataatgataatgataataataatgatgtcactattaatgatactaataataaaaaataataacagtagtaacaaatgataatataaataacaataataacatgttAACAACCCCTCCACGCGCATAGAAACACATACTGTATAAAGATGATGACTAAATCGTAAGctttaaataaaaaatcaaatatattcaaatcttatctcttcttcgttttttttatcttggtcttcgtaaaataataatagtaaaaggaaTTCAAATAATATCAccaatggtgaagatgatgatgatgataatgataacagtgatgatgttcGTGATAATGGTGTGATGATATGTGATGacgataatgtgatgatgaagtgacgaggatgatgagggtggtgacaatgatgatgatgaagtgacgagggtgatggtggtgacaatgatgatgatgaagtgacgagggtggtgatggtggtgacaatgatgatgatgaagtgacgagggtggtgatggtggtgacaatgatgatgatgaagtgacgagggtggtgatggtggtgacaatgatgatgaagtgacgaggatggtgatggtggtgataatgatgatgatgaagtgacgaggatggtgatggtggtgacaatgatgatgatgaagtgacgaggatggtgatggtggtgacaatgatgatgatgaagtgacgaggatggtgatggtggtgacaatgatgatgatgaagtgacgaggatggtgatggtggtgacaatgatgatgatgaagtgacgtggatggtgatggtggtgacaatgagaatgatgaagtgacgaagatgatgagggtggtgacaatgaggatgatgaagtgacgaagatggtgatgatgatgaaaatgatgctaaTATATCAACTATAACATGATGCATAGTTACCAGCCTTTAATGTCATAATAAACCCTTTTAAACCTAAATAATAACCCGTAGAGAATTGATTTCACTTAATTAGATCAACACCATGTTAATCACTTGACACGTTCTCTCTTGGGTTATAAAACTGGTTGTGTTTACCGAGTACCCGATCAAATAGCAGTCTGTGTAAACtgaatattatattttcatttaaatcAACGCCCAGGGTGTCTGATGAATCTGATGAGTATGTGACATTTGAGTTTAAAATATgaggaaagtatattaaagacAGAGAGATCGAGTTGTGTtgggatatgtacatatatataaacgtatacataaacacacggacataaacgcacacgcaaacacacacacaaacacacacacacacacacacatacacatacactacacacacacattcacaaacacataaaacatacacacacacacacacacacacacacacacacacacacacacacacacacacacacacacacacacacacacacacacacacacacacacacatacaagcacacacacacacgcacacacacatagacaaagaaacaaacaatcacacgcatCCATCCATCTCTAAATAAatcgatatgtagatagatatagacagatagatatctacGTGTGttaggaaaatagaaaacaacTTGGCTGAATTGTAGatcaaagaaaggaataaaaagaataatcaaaCACCGCTTTTGAGTCATTTGAGCGCAGTGAGATTCGTAGCTTAGGGTCCAAATCCTTTTTTCCGCAATTTTTCAATCGCTGGATCAGTCCGTTCAGTTATCGCCAGTAAAGAAAAGGCTTTTGTTCTGAAAAATCTCGATTAATCTCTTCTGTTATTGTTGGAAGTTATTCTAAAAGCGCATTTCCATGGCTTTTTATTCTGATTGTGAACGTGGATTGAgggaatgaacacacacacacacacacacacacgcacgcacacacgcacacacacacacacacacacacacacacacacacacacacacacacacacacacacacacacacacacacacacacacacacacacacacacacacacacacacacacacatacacacacagcgtcGACTTTCGATTCCatagtgagacagaaagaaataagattCATGGAGAATACTTTTATTATGACCACATTTACAAATCAAAAATGTCCAGTAATGACgctattgatttttaaaaatcaaacatTATGATTACTTTATCGTGATTGCCTTTGTGGTATAGACATTTTTGTGCAATGTAAAAGTTAGGATAcatttaatagcaataattgccTATTCAACAGTGAATTTATCCTGCAATATGTTTAATGATTTATAATACTAATCCTAATATAATATGAGTCTTGATATAAGTCTCATATGCCTTTGACTCATAATAAAAACCCTATCAAATATTACTTTGATataattatgttttcttttaaCCGAATAACCAATAAGATTTCAGAGAACGcatatgataatgactaaaaaagaaaaaaaaaatcaaaacagtaatagtattatGTCAACAGAAAGACCACAGCGTAAAATCGTATAAAAATCACATAATTTCGAGAACGGAACATTGCATGACGACTGATGTGtgatacgtatatgaatatacatatatatatatatatatatatatatatatatatatatatatatatatatatatatatatatatatatatgtgtgtgtgtgtgtgtgtgtgtgtgtgtgtgtgtgtgtgtgtgtgtgtgtgtgtgtgtgtgtgtgtgtatgtgtgtgtgtgtgtgtgtgtatgtgtgtgtgtgtgtgtgtgtgtatgtgtgtgtgtgtgtgtgtgtgtgtgtgtgtgtgtgtgtgtgtgtgtgtgtgtgtgtgtttgtgtgtgtgtgtgtgtgtgtgtgtgtgtgtgtgtgtgtgtgtgtgtccatgtatgtacatacagaccgACATGACTGGATATTCATACAGCCATTGCGACCGatcagatgtacatatatattcctaatgGAAATCAAAGAGACACATCATTTACTCTCTTTTAGAAGTAAAACGAGAAGCAGGCTGCCTCCCTCGCCTTCGCAAAGCATTTAATAATTAACCCCAATAATTCGTTTCTCGCAGGCTCAGAAATGCgccatgaatatgtatttatctattcatttcctttccaaataaaaaaaaaaaaaatgaaatgcaagCAGTAGGGATATCGTATTAAATCACTGCTAAATACTTACGATTCCCTGGGACAAAGCGAGGTTCCCAAGGCCATGAATATGCATGAGGCCAAAACCAAGAGCTTTGAACAATGGTGAAGTTGACCATGGTTATCGCATCAAATTCATATTAAAGCAATGTGTAATCTCAATGATAACCCGTAGAGAATTGATTTCAGTTAATGAGATCAACTCCCATGTTAGTCATTTGACACATTCTCTCTtgtcatatgtgtgtatgacaaGGCAGATATCTTACACTCTAGATCTGCTGTTATATCCTATGCAGATCACGCTCATCTTATTATGTGTCTACGAGGAGTACTTGGTCCCGCCCTCAAAGTTTTGGGTGAGACGTAGCCCCAGGTCCGGAATTCTTAATATATTTAGGAAGTCTTCTATTCACATATTATTCTATATTTTATCCTGGTATTCTTTGTTTCTGTGATTGGTTATTTGTAATTTCTACTTCTATATGGTGTAGCTATTTGcgttgtctgtttctttattcgttttaacagcctccttttctttccttcacaaAGTTACCTACGACCCccttgataaataataacaatgaaataaaagacaatagCAACATAATTACAGCCCCCCTTTCTTGCCTTCCTTAAattcattctttccctcacaGAATTACCCACCACCcccttaaaaagaataataataacaacgcaaTAAAAGACAGCAGCACCAGAATAGTACACCTCGCCGAAACCGTCTTCACACTCTAGCTCTCGTCTGCGGTACATTCCCCTTGGCCAGTGTTTACCCCGATACCACACGCTGCGAGTGAAGAGAGAGGTGCGTTTAGAGCCTCGAACTCCCCGTGGTCCTCGTGCTGACTCGGCCTCCCTGGGTTGGGCTTCCCGCTCCTTCAATCTGGCGTCGGGTATTCTCTGCCTGATGGGACATTGTCCATTtgtctgcatgtatatctgtctccatctccctaagacggatgtacatacacagacatagacatgtgcgtgtgtgtttgttaataaatacataaatacatacatatacatacatacatacatacatacacacacacatatatatatatatatatatatatatatatatatatatatatatatatatatatatatatatatatatatatatatatatatatacatatatacataaaaagagag
This genomic interval carries:
- the LOC138864412 gene encoding involucrin-like, coding for MTLIPIVTDTLGMGEMRLGTRNYICLTSIGRAQLPELKYGNFTLPELKYGNFILPELKHGNFNLPELKYRHFTLLELKYGNFTLPEQKCRHFTLPELKYRHFTLPELKYRHFTLPELKYRHFILPEQKYRHFTLPELKYEQKYRHFTPQEQKYRHFTPPEQIYRHFTLPEQKYRHFTLPELKYEQNYRHFTLPEEKYHHFNLPELQYRHFTPPELKYRHFTFPELKYGNFTLPERKYRHFTLPELKHRHFTLPELKYRHFTLSELQYRHFTLPEQKYRHFTLPELKFQLKYRHFTLPELKYRHFTLPELKYRHFTPPEQKYRHFTLPELKYRHFTPPEQKYRHFTLPELKYRHFTLPELKYQLKYRHFTLPELKYRHFTPPEQKYRHFTLPELKYRHFTLPELKYRHFTLPELKYRHFTLPELKYQQKYRHFTLPELKYRHFTFPEQKYRHFTLPELKYRHFTLPELKYRHFTPPEQKYRHFTLPELKYRHFTPPEQKYRHFTLPELKYRHFTPPEQKYRHFTLPELKYRHFTLPELKFRHFTPPELKHRHFTLPEQKYRHFTLPEQKYQQKHRHFTLPELKYRHFTPTEQKYRHLTLPEQNYRHFTLPEEKYRHFTLPELKYQQKYRHFTLPEQKYRHFTPPELKHRHFTLPEQKYRHFTPPELKHRHFTLPEQKYRHFTLPE